From Cellulosimicrobium sp. ES-005, one genomic window encodes:
- a CDS encoding SulP family inorganic anion transporter, with product MSPRPVRAVRAWWDGVRPAPGTFWRSAGAGVPGAVGGVPDGMATATLVGVNPIHGLYATAIGRIAGGLTVDSRLMIVTTTSAAALAAGSALAGVAGEDRLAALILLTTLAGAVMIVAGLVGLGRLTGFVSHSVMTGFLTGVSVNILLGQLDDLTGADPTASLAVGQAYQVLRSPGTWDLPTLVVGLGSVVLLLVLGRTRVAPYAAVVALVVSAVAVWALGATSVQLVGDAGEIPAGLPSLALPDLGLVSVDVAVGALAVAAIVLVQGAGVAESVPNPGGRRADPNRNFVGQGVANLAVGFFRGIPVGGSVGQTAISTAAGARDRWAGIMSGVWVLVVLVALSGPVGAVPSATLAALLAVASVGSIRLSAMATAWRTGSQSQVAMSTTFLATLLLPVAAAVGIGAALSILLQANRESQDLRIVRLVPLEDGRYREEPAPRRLDDATVTVLDVYGSLFYAGARSLEAALPEPAHAHDAVVVLRLRGRASLGATAFTVLAHYADRLGEGGGRLYVSGVDPDLAEKFEHVIDVRLHERIAVYPARPVLGESTADAMAHAEAWLVRGVETAQIPVVRTDGPVKRLWSRVRSMLHRG from the coding sequence ATGAGCCCGCGGCCGGTGCGGGCCGTCCGCGCCTGGTGGGACGGCGTCCGGCCCGCCCCGGGGACGTTCTGGCGCTCGGCCGGGGCCGGCGTGCCGGGCGCCGTCGGCGGCGTCCCCGACGGCATGGCGACCGCGACGCTCGTCGGCGTCAACCCGATCCACGGCCTGTACGCGACGGCGATCGGCCGCATCGCGGGTGGTCTCACCGTCGACTCGCGGCTCATGATCGTCACGACGACGAGCGCCGCCGCCCTCGCCGCCGGCTCGGCGCTCGCGGGGGTCGCCGGCGAGGACCGGCTCGCGGCGCTCATCCTCCTCACGACGCTCGCCGGGGCGGTCATGATCGTCGCGGGGCTCGTTGGCCTCGGTCGTCTCACCGGCTTCGTGTCGCACTCCGTGATGACGGGGTTCCTCACCGGCGTCTCCGTCAACATCCTGCTCGGCCAGCTCGACGACCTCACCGGGGCGGACCCGACTGCGTCGCTCGCCGTCGGCCAGGCGTACCAGGTGCTCCGGTCTCCCGGGACGTGGGACCTGCCGACGCTCGTCGTGGGTCTGGGGTCGGTCGTCCTGCTCCTCGTCCTCGGCCGGACGCGGGTCGCCCCGTACGCCGCGGTCGTGGCGCTGGTGGTCTCCGCCGTCGCGGTGTGGGCCCTCGGGGCGACGTCCGTCCAGCTCGTCGGGGACGCGGGCGAGATCCCTGCCGGCCTGCCGTCCCTCGCGCTGCCCGACCTGGGGCTCGTGTCGGTCGACGTCGCCGTGGGGGCGCTCGCGGTGGCGGCGATCGTGCTCGTCCAGGGCGCGGGGGTCGCGGAGTCCGTCCCGAACCCCGGCGGCCGTCGCGCCGACCCGAACCGCAACTTCGTCGGTCAGGGCGTCGCCAACCTCGCGGTGGGGTTCTTCCGCGGGATCCCGGTCGGCGGGTCGGTCGGCCAGACGGCGATCAGCACCGCCGCGGGCGCGCGCGACCGCTGGGCGGGGATCATGTCGGGCGTCTGGGTGCTCGTCGTCCTCGTCGCGCTGTCGGGGCCGGTCGGGGCCGTCCCGTCGGCGACGCTCGCGGCGCTGCTCGCCGTCGCGTCGGTCGGGTCGATCCGGCTCTCGGCCATGGCCACCGCGTGGCGCACGGGCAGCCAGTCCCAGGTCGCGATGTCGACGACGTTCCTCGCCACCCTCCTCCTGCCGGTCGCGGCCGCGGTGGGGATCGGCGCCGCGCTCTCGATCCTCCTCCAGGCGAACCGGGAGTCGCAGGACCTGCGGATCGTCCGCCTCGTCCCCCTGGAGGACGGGCGCTACCGCGAGGAGCCCGCGCCGCGGCGGCTCGACGACGCGACGGTCACCGTGCTCGACGTCTACGGGAGCCTGTTCTACGCCGGTGCCCGCTCGCTCGAGGCCGCGCTCCCGGAGCCCGCGCACGCCCACGACGCCGTCGTCGTGCTGCGCCTGCGCGGCCGGGCGAGCCTCGGCGCGACCGCGTTCACCGTGCTCGCGCACTACGCCGACCGGCTCGGCGAGGGCGGTGGGCGGCTGTACGTGAGCGGGGTGGACCCGGACCTGGCGGAGAAGTTCGAGCACGTCATCGACGTGCGCCTGCACGAGCGGATCGCGGTGTACCCGGCACGACCGGTGCTCGGCGAGTCGACCGCGGACGCGATGGCGCACGCCGAGGCGTGGCTCGTGCGCGGCGTCGAGACGGCGCAGATCCCGGTGGTGCGGACGGACGGTCCCGTGAAGCGCCTGTGGTCGCGCGTGCGGTCGATGCTGCACCGCGGGTGA